Proteins from one Pelosinus sp. IPA-1 genomic window:
- a CDS encoding beta-L-arabinofuranosidase domain-containing protein, with protein sequence MTEERHNPISLQNIRLNDRFWSRRAERIAKEVIPYQWDALNDNVPGAEPSHAIENFRIAAGEVTGEFHGMVFQDSDVAKWIEAASYSLHTHPNPKLEAKIDSVIELMERAQRQDGYLNTYFTVAKPEKRWTDFSFGHELYCAGHLMEAAVAYYNSTGKKKFLTIMSRYADYIDSVIGAHDEKMKVYCGHEEIELALMRLFQATGEERYLRLSQYFIDERGKQPCFLKDEPTFGHLSKTKWFDLDYHQVHAPVRAQTTAEGHSVRAMYLYSAMADLAKETKDESLSAALEKLWDNTTKRRMYITGGLGSQGHGERFTIDFDLPNDRVYAETCAAIGLIFWAQRMLLLSPDHRYADVMERALYNGALSGISMDGKKYFYVNPLEVIPEVAENRHDHEHIQVQRQEWFGCACCPPNIARLIASLGQYVYSQRSSTIYTHLYIGSEGAFEINGQPVVLQQQTNYPWSGEVTISLKIEESQNITIALRIPGWCKKQRIIVNGQIVDNVVIDKGYAMITRKWMNGDQINLNFDMPIELTYAHPKVREIAGKVAIERGPLVYCLEETDNGSDLWSIMLPSESKLESEFQEGLFGGVVIIKGDARRSDNEGWGDKLYSSEKCQTRTVNIQAVPYYLWGNRQPSGEMTVWIRNI encoded by the coding sequence ATGACTGAAGAAAGACATAATCCAATTTCTTTGCAAAATATTAGATTAAATGATCGATTTTGGAGCAGAAGGGCTGAACGTATTGCCAAAGAAGTCATTCCGTATCAGTGGGATGCTTTAAATGACAACGTTCCAGGCGCTGAACCCAGTCATGCAATTGAGAATTTCCGAATTGCAGCAGGAGAAGTAACTGGTGAATTTCATGGCATGGTTTTTCAGGATAGCGATGTTGCAAAATGGATTGAAGCTGCCAGCTACAGCTTGCATACACATCCAAATCCCAAGTTGGAAGCGAAAATCGATTCAGTAATTGAACTAATGGAAAGGGCGCAGCGTCAAGATGGGTATCTTAATACTTATTTTACGGTAGCGAAACCGGAAAAACGGTGGACCGATTTTTCTTTTGGTCATGAACTTTATTGTGCAGGTCATTTAATGGAAGCAGCTGTTGCGTACTATAACAGCACAGGGAAAAAGAAGTTTCTAACTATCATGTCCCGTTATGCGGATTATATCGATTCGGTGATAGGGGCACACGATGAGAAAATGAAGGTATATTGCGGGCATGAAGAGATTGAGCTGGCGTTGATGAGGTTGTTTCAGGCAACGGGAGAGGAACGTTATCTGCGGCTTAGTCAATATTTTATCGATGAGCGCGGTAAGCAGCCATGTTTTTTGAAAGATGAGCCAACTTTTGGTCATCTATCTAAGACAAAATGGTTCGATCTAGACTATCATCAGGTCCATGCACCGGTACGCGCTCAAACAACCGCGGAAGGACACTCCGTTAGGGCAATGTATCTGTATTCCGCTATGGCAGATCTGGCTAAAGAAACAAAAGATGAGTCGTTGTCAGCTGCTTTAGAAAAGCTCTGGGATAACACTACTAAGCGCCGAATGTATATAACGGGCGGCTTGGGTTCCCAGGGGCATGGGGAACGATTTACCATTGATTTCGATTTGCCGAATGACAGGGTATATGCAGAGACCTGTGCTGCAATAGGCTTGATATTTTGGGCACAGCGGATGTTGTTACTGAGTCCTGATCATCGTTATGCCGATGTGATGGAACGGGCACTTTACAACGGAGCATTGAGTGGTATATCGATGGATGGGAAAAAATATTTTTATGTTAATCCTCTTGAAGTGATCCCGGAAGTAGCAGAAAATCGCCATGACCATGAGCACATTCAGGTCCAAAGGCAAGAATGGTTTGGCTGTGCTTGTTGTCCACCTAATATTGCTCGGTTAATTGCCTCCTTGGGGCAATATGTATATTCGCAAAGATCTTCAACTATTTATACTCATTTATATATCGGCAGTGAAGGGGCATTCGAGATTAATGGGCAACCTGTTGTACTACAGCAGCAGACCAATTATCCATGGAGTGGTGAAGTTACTATTTCATTAAAGATAGAAGAAAGCCAGAACATTACGATTGCTTTGCGGATTCCAGGATGGTGCAAAAAGCAGCGGATTATTGTTAATGGTCAAATAGTTGATAATGTAGTGATTGATAAAGGATATGCTATGATTACTAGGAAGTGGATGAATGGTGACCAAATTAATTTGAATTTTGATATGCCCATCGAATTGACATATGCTCATCCAAAAGTTAGAGAAATCGCTGGTAAAGTGGCAATAGAGCGCGGTCCACTTGTTTATTGCCTAGAAGAGACTGATAATGGCAGCGATTTGTGGAGTATTATGCTACCGTCTGAGTCTAAGCTAGAGTCAGAATTTCAGGAAGGTTTATTTGGAGGAGTAGTTATAATTAAAGGGGATGCTAGACGGTCTGACAATGAAGGATGGGGAGATAAACTGTATAGTTCAGAAAAATGCCAAACCAGGACAGTAAATATTCAGGCGGTTCCTTACTATTTATGGGGAAATCGGCAACCGAGCGGCGAGATGACGGTTTGGATTAGAAATATATAG
- a CDS encoding type I phosphomannose isomerase catalytic subunit has protein sequence MYPLKFTPIYKERIWGGNNLGKVFGRQLPGDCIGESWEISDHDSDTSIVINGNLAGKKLNELMVDFKERLMGKKFKNQNYFPLLIKIIDANDKLSIQVHPEDKYAYQVEGEDGKTEAWYVINAKEDARIVYGLRKNITKADFIKAVESNHIDETLKVEPVVPGDMIFVPAGTVHALLEGVMVYEVQQNSDTTYRVYDYDRVGDDGKKRELHIKKAIEVINFKEQPGCSFKSNSIHCQYFNMEKMMIQGEKIEKTNNQFIIYCVTAGTGEIIYKDTIEFLHAGETVLIPACLDNFKIKGNIELLKIT, from the coding sequence ATGTATCCATTAAAGTTTACACCAATTTATAAAGAGCGAATCTGGGGCGGGAATAACTTAGGGAAAGTTTTTGGCAGGCAGTTGCCTGGCGATTGTATAGGAGAAAGCTGGGAAATATCGGATCATGATAGTGACACTAGCATTGTAATAAATGGGAATTTGGCGGGTAAAAAATTAAATGAACTTATGGTAGACTTCAAAGAAAGATTAATGGGAAAAAAGTTTAAAAATCAAAATTACTTTCCATTATTGATTAAGATTATTGATGCAAATGACAAATTATCCATTCAAGTACACCCTGAGGATAAATATGCCTATCAAGTTGAAGGAGAAGACGGCAAAACAGAGGCATGGTATGTGATCAATGCCAAAGAAGATGCAAGAATTGTTTATGGTCTTAGAAAAAATATTACTAAAGCAGATTTTATTAAAGCGGTAGAATCGAATCATATTGATGAAACACTGAAAGTAGAGCCAGTAGTACCTGGCGATATGATTTTTGTGCCTGCAGGCACGGTTCATGCTTTGCTTGAAGGAGTTATGGTCTATGAAGTACAACAGAATTCGGATACCACCTATCGTGTATATGATTATGATCGAGTTGGTGATGATGGAAAAAAACGCGAGCTGCATATAAAAAAAGCCATTGAAGTCATTAACTTTAAAGAACAGCCTGGTTGTAGTTTTAAGAGTAATAGTATTCATTGTCAGTATTTTAACATGGAAAAAATGATGATTCAGGGTGAAAAAATCGAAAAGACAAATAATCAGTTTATCATATACTGTGTAACAGCAGGTACGGGCGAGATTATATATAAGGACACTATCGAATTCTTACATGCTGGAGAAACTGTATTGATTCCAGCATGTCTAGATAATTTTAAGATCAAAGGAAATATTGAATTGTTAAAGATAACATGA
- a CDS encoding fructose PTS transporter subunit IIA, whose translation MDNIINVNVIDLHLKRSNKDAVMEYMADLINQDGRLTDKEEYIKSVKEREATFTTGIGFGVAIPHGKSDAVKVPTVAFGKCRGGMDWQAVDDKPVYMVFLIAVPKQADSNQHLKILAALSRKLMHDEFRKEILETEDKGKVCSILETILS comes from the coding sequence ATGGATAACATCATAAATGTGAATGTTATTGATCTACATTTGAAACGTTCTAACAAAGATGCAGTAATGGAGTACATGGCGGATTTAATAAACCAGGATGGGCGTTTGACTGATAAAGAGGAATATATTAAATCTGTTAAAGAGAGAGAGGCGACTTTTACCACAGGAATAGGATTTGGTGTAGCTATTCCTCATGGTAAGAGTGATGCTGTAAAAGTCCCTACTGTGGCATTCGGGAAATGTAGAGGAGGGATGGACTGGCAGGCGGTAGATGATAAGCCAGTGTATATGGTATTTTTAATTGCTGTTCCTAAACAGGCAGACTCTAATCAGCATTTGAAAATATTAGCAGCCTTGTCTAGAAAATTGATGCATGATGAATTTAGAAAAGAAATATTGGAGACGGAAGATAAGGGAAAAGTATGCAGTATATTAGAAACTATCCTATCTTAG
- a CDS encoding fructose PTS transporter subunit IIB, translating to MKFVAVTSCPSGVAHTYMAAEAFEKEAEARGIKIKVETQGSIGVENQIQAEDLVGVDFVILTKDVAIKGRERFSGIPTANVNIGDAIRNTSTLFDKITEALAKKKQ from the coding sequence ATGAAATTTGTAGCAGTTACATCTTGCCCTTCAGGAGTAGCTCATACTTATATGGCGGCAGAAGCTTTTGAAAAGGAAGCTGAAGCAAGAGGTATTAAAATTAAAGTAGAAACGCAAGGTTCGATCGGTGTGGAAAACCAGATCCAAGCGGAAGATTTAGTTGGTGTGGACTTTGTTATATTAACGAAGGACGTAGCAATTAAAGGGCGTGAAAGATTTAGTGGAATCCCAACTGCGAATGTTAATATTGGGGATGCCATTAGAAATACAAGCACATTATTTGATAAGATTACGGAAGCGTTAGCCAAAAAGAAACAATAA
- a CDS encoding PTS fructose transporter subunit EIIC — translation MTQALLRAKQHLLTGTSHMIPFIVAGGVLLSLAVMLSGKGAVPDSGILKDISNMGIAGLTLFIPVLGGYIAYSIADRPGLAPGMIGAFIANQYKAGFLGAIIVGFIAGYTVKALKQIKLPKNLSSVSTIFIFPIVGTFVTGGLVMWVIGQPIANAMAGLNSWLTSMQGASQMTLGAILGGMTAFDMGGPINKVATLFAQTLVFDHPYLMGGVGVAICTPPLGMALATLISRKLYTPEERESGKAALIMGLIGISEGAIPFAAADPIRVIPAIVAGGIVGNVVAFSMGVLNHAPWGGWIVLPVVEGKMGYMLATVLGALTTALTVNFLKSRNKDEVSEKEQAVKENEDINVDIEF, via the coding sequence ATGACACAAGCATTGCTTCGTGCAAAACAACATCTTTTAACGGGCACCAGTCATATGATCCCTTTCATCGTTGCGGGTGGTGTTCTTCTCTCTTTGGCTGTTATGCTATCTGGTAAGGGTGCGGTGCCGGATTCTGGTATACTAAAAGACATATCAAATATGGGGATTGCTGGACTTACTTTATTTATTCCTGTCTTAGGCGGATATATTGCCTATTCCATTGCAGATCGCCCAGGATTAGCTCCAGGTATGATTGGTGCTTTTATCGCCAATCAATATAAAGCAGGTTTCTTAGGGGCAATTATTGTAGGATTTATAGCAGGTTATACTGTAAAAGCATTAAAACAAATAAAATTACCTAAAAATTTAAGCTCCGTATCTACTATCTTTATTTTTCCAATCGTTGGTACCTTTGTTACTGGCGGTCTTGTAATGTGGGTAATTGGACAACCAATTGCTAACGCAATGGCAGGTTTAAATAGTTGGCTGACTTCCATGCAAGGTGCCTCGCAGATGACTCTCGGTGCGATTTTAGGCGGTATGACAGCCTTCGATATGGGAGGTCCTATCAATAAGGTAGCTACTCTTTTCGCGCAAACTCTTGTTTTCGATCACCCTTACTTAATGGGGGGAGTTGGCGTTGCAATTTGTACTCCTCCTTTAGGAATGGCGTTAGCCACTTTAATATCTCGCAAATTATATACGCCAGAAGAAAGAGAATCAGGAAAAGCTGCCTTAATAATGGGACTTATCGGCATTTCTGAAGGGGCAATCCCTTTTGCTGCAGCTGATCCAATCCGAGTCATTCCAGCTATTGTTGCAGGAGGGATTGTCGGAAATGTTGTTGCTTTCTCCATGGGTGTTTTAAATCATGCTCCATGGGGTGGATGGATTGTTCTTCCTGTTGTAGAAGGGAAAATGGGATATATGCTTGCGACTGTATTGGGAGCATTAACAACTGCATTAACTGTTAATTTTTTAAAAAGTAGAAATAAAGATGAGGTTTCTGAAAAGGAACAAGCAGTAAAAGAAAACGAGGATATAAATGTAGATATTGAATTCTAA
- a CDS encoding APC family permease has translation MIKKIRRMLFGRPLHNKELTHQKLPRWKALSIFSSDALSSVGYGPEQIALTFALSGLLVYGYFSYVLIAVLILLTVVTISYAQVARANPGGGGSYSVALHNLGEYPALIAAASLFADYVLTVAVSVSSGTAALISAFPSLIEYEILINLLVLFGILMLINLRGVQESANVFVIPTYLFIVGILALIIFGLYQAFTSSATLLPAASAVRAPLDWTVLFLVLRAFANGCSSMTGIEAISNGVPTFREPEVHNAITTTYWMSGILGVMTAGISFLILHQHLLPIENVTMLSQLTENIFARNWFYYYIQISTMLILYLAANTSYNGLPPLLSLMAGDGYMPRYLGNRGERLSFSNGIILLSGMAGVLIYVFRGNVEHLISLYAVGVFLSFTIAQMGLVVHWYRKRGHQWATRVAINAFGASITGLVVLIIAISKFSDGAWIVLIFIPTMIYIFKLIRIHYNDVSEQLRLPKEELTANFGEPRLGKNIVVIPVATPTRIVVETLHYAQMISKDVIAVHVALNEESGQKVEEQWKQWQPDIPLTMIYSPYRLTTTPLIRFIESLRKETNREDIISVLISEFQTKKWWHRILHNQTGFILRTRLILQEKVVVSTIPYHLTK, from the coding sequence ATGATAAAAAAAATTCGGCGAATGCTTTTTGGGCGGCCTTTACATAACAAAGAGTTAACTCACCAAAAACTGCCAAGATGGAAAGCACTTTCTATATTCTCCTCAGATGCGTTGTCTTCTGTAGGGTATGGGCCTGAACAGATTGCGTTAACCTTCGCACTTTCTGGTTTGCTAGTTTATGGCTATTTTTCTTATGTTCTAATTGCAGTACTAATACTCCTTACGGTGGTCACCATTTCATACGCTCAGGTTGCAAGAGCAAATCCGGGAGGTGGAGGGTCTTATTCCGTTGCACTTCACAATTTGGGCGAATACCCGGCTTTGATTGCAGCGGCGTCTTTATTTGCAGATTATGTTCTGACAGTAGCTGTAAGTGTCTCTTCTGGAACTGCAGCCTTAATCTCCGCTTTTCCAAGTCTTATTGAATACGAGATATTGATAAATCTTCTAGTACTATTTGGCATATTGATGCTTATCAATCTGCGAGGTGTCCAGGAGTCAGCTAATGTATTTGTTATTCCTACCTATCTATTTATTGTTGGAATTTTGGCGTTAATTATTTTCGGGCTATATCAAGCATTTACTAGTTCAGCGACCTTATTACCTGCGGCGTCAGCGGTGCGGGCACCACTGGATTGGACTGTTTTGTTCCTGGTTTTACGTGCCTTTGCTAATGGTTGCAGTTCTATGACCGGGATTGAAGCGATATCGAATGGAGTACCGACATTTAGAGAACCGGAGGTACACAACGCCATAACTACTACGTACTGGATGTCAGGTATTCTCGGGGTGATGACTGCTGGTATATCTTTTTTAATTTTGCATCAGCACCTACTACCTATAGAAAATGTAACTATGCTATCTCAGTTAACGGAAAATATTTTTGCTCGGAATTGGTTTTATTACTATATACAAATAAGTACAATGCTTATACTCTATCTTGCGGCTAATACATCGTATAATGGATTGCCCCCTCTTCTTTCTTTGATGGCAGGGGATGGGTACATGCCACGATATCTTGGTAATCGGGGAGAACGTCTTAGTTTTTCCAATGGTATCATCCTACTAAGTGGGATGGCTGGAGTACTAATATACGTTTTTCGTGGAAATGTGGAGCATCTTATCTCCCTATATGCCGTAGGCGTGTTTCTTTCTTTTACCATTGCGCAAATGGGGTTAGTCGTTCATTGGTACCGAAAAAGAGGTCATCAATGGGCAACGCGCGTAGCGATTAATGCTTTCGGGGCAAGTATAACGGGACTGGTTGTTCTTATTATTGCTATTAGTAAATTTTCTGATGGGGCGTGGATTGTATTAATTTTTATACCGACTATGATTTATATTTTTAAACTTATACGCATTCATTATAATGACGTAAGTGAACAACTTCGCCTTCCCAAGGAAGAGCTTACCGCGAATTTTGGTGAGCCTAGACTTGGAAAAAATATTGTAGTCATTCCTGTCGCCACCCCTACGCGTATTGTTGTGGAAACCTTGCATTATGCGCAGATGATTAGTAAAGACGTTATTGCAGTACATGTAGCACTTAATGAGGAGTCTGGACAAAAGGTGGAGGAGCAGTGGAAGCAATGGCAGCCCGATATCCCTTTAACAATGATCTATTCCCCCTATAGGCTGACGACTACTCCGCTGATTCGCTTTATTGAAAGCCTACGTAAAGAGACCAATAGGGAAGACATTATCTCAGTGCTCATTTCTGAATTTCAAACCAAAAAGTGGTGGCATCGCATTCTCCATAATCAGACGGGATTCATCCTACGAACGCGTTTGATTCTACAAGAAAAGGTTGTAGTATCGACGATACCATATCATTTAACCAAATAG
- a CDS encoding BglG family transcription antiterminator — MERVIQIAMLLLESEKPIVVDEIASKLKVSNKTIRNDFIKLQEIVEREGLKLVKKTGVGTSIDGAEKSKVNLLQTIKRDMSYIEPYSPEGRQIYILEKLFMEGAEVTSYGLAEELFVSITTLHNDLKHVEEWIKAYNLKIVKKKNAQIEISGKEADYRKAISSIILLGKETDKAKATLGQEWHGRIDFFSMRQLKALINIDYAKIEKIVNELEMQLQFRFSQEAYISLISHIAIAIKRINSERKILLSDEIANSIKDTKEFLYAKKMGLQIEEAFKVVLPETEIGYLTLHILGSKMHEKDLVDLNVPFENAEELEIVVEIAKNIIAIASETLHINLNDDNALMNGLILHLRPTVNRLKYGLSLRNPILEDIKTNCSDIFGVAWLSSGIFEKYLNVKIPESEIGYITLHLAAAVERNIKKIKTLVVCHSGIGTSQFLSERLRRSFKEIEIIGIISSTELKDEILKNTQIIISTVPLTINHPILVISPLFTRNDIRKVEQFIDSLENKSKKNIMKKEYFFKSKKNQSREELIFEICDSLEDKQYVTSEFKESVLLRENMMSTEVGRGIVIPHGDANKVKQSCISLTVLQHPMRWKKEKVEFIFMLCITEQDMENSKYIFRNLCRQMDKPEFLEGLRGEVKEVEVLLEKLMVHS; from the coding sequence ATGGAACGTGTAATACAAATTGCCATGCTTTTATTAGAAAGTGAAAAACCTATTGTTGTTGACGAAATAGCTTCCAAACTTAAAGTATCCAATAAAACAATTCGTAATGATTTTATAAAGTTACAAGAAATTGTAGAACGAGAAGGCTTAAAGTTAGTAAAAAAAACAGGGGTAGGGACAAGCATAGACGGTGCCGAAAAAAGCAAGGTAAATTTACTGCAAACCATTAAAAGAGATATGAGTTATATAGAACCATATTCTCCTGAAGGAAGACAAATCTACATATTAGAAAAGCTTTTTATGGAAGGGGCAGAAGTCACTTCTTATGGTCTCGCCGAAGAATTATTTGTTTCCATCACAACCCTTCATAATGACTTAAAGCATGTTGAAGAATGGATTAAGGCTTATAATTTAAAAATCGTTAAGAAAAAAAATGCCCAAATAGAAATTTCGGGAAAAGAAGCAGACTATCGAAAAGCAATTTCTAGTATCATTTTACTTGGTAAGGAAACAGATAAGGCAAAAGCAACCTTAGGTCAGGAATGGCATGGTAGAATCGACTTTTTTTCTATGAGGCAATTAAAAGCACTAATTAATATTGACTATGCAAAAATAGAGAAAATTGTAAATGAATTGGAAATGCAATTGCAATTTCGCTTTTCTCAAGAGGCATATATTAGTTTAATCAGCCATATTGCAATTGCGATAAAAAGGATAAATAGCGAAAGAAAGATCCTTTTATCTGATGAAATCGCCAACAGTATAAAAGACACCAAAGAATTTTTATATGCGAAAAAGATGGGTTTACAAATAGAGGAAGCATTTAAGGTAGTGCTTCCTGAAACAGAGATAGGTTACCTCACTTTGCACATTTTAGGTAGTAAAATGCATGAAAAAGATTTAGTTGATTTGAATGTTCCTTTCGAAAATGCAGAAGAGTTGGAAATTGTCGTAGAAATAGCTAAAAACATTATCGCTATTGCTAGTGAAACATTGCATATTAATCTGAACGATGACAATGCATTAATGAATGGGCTTATTTTGCATTTACGCCCTACCGTCAATCGATTAAAATATGGTTTGAGTTTACGAAACCCTATATTAGAAGATATAAAAACAAATTGTTCGGATATATTTGGAGTTGCCTGGTTGAGTAGCGGAATTTTTGAAAAATACTTAAATGTGAAAATTCCAGAGTCGGAAATAGGCTATATTACATTACATCTTGCAGCTGCAGTGGAGAGGAATATAAAAAAAATTAAGACCTTAGTAGTTTGTCATAGTGGAATTGGTACTTCTCAATTCCTATCAGAACGGCTCCGACGGTCTTTTAAAGAAATTGAAATTATAGGAATCATATCCTCTACAGAGCTTAAAGACGAAATACTCAAAAATACCCAGATTATCATATCTACAGTACCGCTAACAATTAATCATCCCATACTGGTTATCAGTCCATTGTTTACGAGAAACGATATTAGGAAAGTGGAGCAATTTATAGATTCCTTAGAAAATAAATCCAAGAAAAATATCATGAAAAAAGAATATTTCTTTAAAAGTAAAAAAAATCAAAGCCGAGAAGAACTTATTTTCGAAATATGTGATAGCCTGGAAGATAAGCAATATGTAACAAGTGAATTTAAAGAGAGTGTTTTATTGCGTGAAAATATGATGTCTACAGAAGTAGGGAGGGGAATTGTAATTCCCCATGGAGACGCCAACAAAGTAAAACAATCTTGTATTTCCCTTACTGTACTTCAACACCCGATGAGGTGGAAAAAAGAAAAGGTAGAATTTATTTTTATGTTATGTATTACTGAGCAGGATATGGAAAACAGTAAATATATTTTTAGAAATTTATGCAGGCAAATGGATAAGCCAGAATTCCTAGAAGGATTGCGTGGCGAAGTGAAAGAAGTAGAAGTTCTATTGGAAAAATTAATGGTTCATTCATAA
- a CDS encoding carbohydrate ABC transporter permease, whose translation MKKIVLKEKEKNHILCLIAIVVGVIFLFPLYWIVISSLKTDVEIFALTPTFIPHNITFSAYTEQLIGPNNILNSFSNSLLIATISMVLSILLAVPAAYGLARFPMRTTKIFIMLFLVTQMLPVTLILTPMFLIYKNLGILDTYLAPALSDATISIPFVILILRTYFLSLPKELEDSAKIDGCNTFMAFIKIMLPISYPGLIMAAAFSFLFAWGDLAYALTFISTPEARPMTAGIYNFMGKYGTQWNKIMAYGTLLALPVVAIFVVLQKYIVAGLTNGAVKE comes from the coding sequence TTGAAAAAAATTGTCTTGAAAGAAAAAGAGAAGAATCACATTTTATGTCTTATCGCTATTGTTGTTGGTGTTATATTTCTTTTCCCTTTGTATTGGATTGTAATTAGTTCACTGAAAACAGATGTAGAAATTTTCGCATTGACTCCGACCTTTATTCCTCACAATATTACTTTTAGTGCCTATACGGAACAACTTATCGGACCGAACAATATCCTAAACTCATTTAGCAATAGTTTATTGATCGCGACCATTTCCATGGTGCTGTCCATCCTGTTGGCTGTACCTGCCGCTTACGGTTTGGCGCGGTTTCCTATGAGAACGACGAAAATATTCATCATGTTGTTCTTAGTTACTCAGATGTTACCAGTAACTTTAATCCTGACGCCAATGTTTTTGATTTATAAAAACTTGGGGATTCTCGATACCTATTTGGCTCCGGCGTTATCAGACGCTACCATATCCATACCTTTTGTGATACTCATCTTACGTACTTATTTTCTCAGTTTGCCTAAGGAACTAGAGGATTCAGCCAAGATTGACGGATGCAATACATTTATGGCTTTTATAAAAATCATGTTACCCATATCCTATCCGGGATTAATCATGGCAGCAGCGTTTTCTTTCTTGTTTGCCTGGGGCGATTTAGCTTATGCTCTTACTTTTATCAGTACGCCAGAAGCAAGACCCATGACAGCAGGGATATACAACTTTATGGGCAAGTATGGTACCCAATGGAACAAAATCATGGCATATGGCACTTTGTTGGCCTTACCTGTTGTAGCAATCTTTGTTGTATTGCAAAAGTATATCGTGGCAGGTCTAACTAACGGTGCAGTTAAAGAATAG
- the ugpC gene encoding sn-glycerol-3-phosphate ABC transporter ATP-binding protein UgpC — translation MASVVLKNINKVYSGGNAVVKDCSIEIPDQEFLVLVGPSGCGKSTTLRMIAGLEEISSGEIYIDDRLVNDVQPKDRDIAMVFQNYALYPHMTVYENLAFALKIRKMPKDEIDGRVREAAAILGIESMLDRKPKALSGGQRQRVALGRAIVRQPKVFLMDEPLSNLDAKLRVHMRTELIKLHKKMQTTFIYVTHDQTEALTMGSRIVVMKDGVVLQVGSPQSIYDQPVNMFVASFIGSPQMNFINGRFVLENDQLYVYIGSYKLSIPHGMKKKIDPAYFNKEVVMGIRPENIYDELVFLENFPEHCVETKIDVVERMGSECYCYMLFNDQPIIGKFNTQMTGNIGDSMKIGFNMNKVHFFDQETQKRIIVE, via the coding sequence ATGGCAAGTGTAGTGCTAAAGAATATTAATAAAGTATATTCTGGCGGGAATGCAGTGGTAAAAGATTGTAGTATAGAGATTCCTGATCAAGAATTTCTTGTTTTGGTTGGTCCTTCCGGCTGCGGAAAATCGACAACACTTAGGATGATAGCTGGCTTAGAAGAAATTTCCTCAGGCGAAATATATATCGATGATCGGCTTGTAAATGACGTGCAACCTAAAGATCGTGATATTGCCATGGTGTTTCAGAACTATGCTTTGTATCCTCACATGACGGTATATGAAAATTTGGCTTTTGCTTTAAAAATAAGGAAGATGCCAAAAGATGAAATTGACGGTCGGGTACGGGAGGCTGCCGCTATTTTAGGTATTGAAAGTATGCTAGACCGTAAACCTAAGGCTTTATCAGGTGGTCAACGCCAGCGCGTGGCACTAGGAAGAGCGATTGTTCGCCAACCCAAAGTCTTTCTTATGGATGAACCCCTTTCCAATTTGGATGCAAAACTAAGGGTGCATATGCGGACAGAATTAATTAAACTGCATAAAAAAATGCAGACAACGTTTATTTATGTCACTCATGACCAAACCGAAGCCTTGACAATGGGGAGCCGGATTGTTGTGATGAAAGACGGTGTTGTACTTCAAGTTGGATCGCCGCAGAGTATTTATGATCAGCCGGTCAATATGTTTGTTGCCAGCTTTATTGGCAGTCCGCAAATGAATTTTATCAATGGACGGTTTGTACTGGAAAATGATCAATTGTATGTTTATATTGGCAGTTACAAATTATCGATTCCTCACGGTATGAAAAAGAAAATCGACCCAGCTTATTTCAATAAAGAAGTGGTTATGGGCATACGTCCTGAGAATATCTATGATGAACTTGTTTTTTTGGAAAACTTTCCGGAGCATTGCGTAGAAACTAAAATTGATGTTGTAGAGCGAATGGGCTCGGAGTGCTATTGCTATATGCTGTTTAATGATCAACCAATTATCGGAAAATTCAATACCCAGATGACTGGCAATATCGGAGATAGTATGAAGATAGGGTTTAATATGAATAAGGTACACTTTTTTGACCAAGAGACACAAAAAAGGATTATTGTGGAGTAG